In one Vicugna pacos chromosome 22, VicPac4, whole genome shotgun sequence genomic region, the following are encoded:
- the LOC102537728 gene encoding small integral membrane protein 24-like, producing MDRLWTNPGPLSLLAALVPSLVQAQPLAQRKPWLVGLGATLAFLFLIFVLTLVYAVCCRESRESNKDKEEETVRKEKEGEGDWGLELEEKEEPPNHETVASSST from the exons ATGGATAGGCTCTGGACTAATCCCGGCCCACTCTCCCTTCTCGCGGCTCTGGTCCCCTCGCTGGTTCAGGCCCAGCCCT TGGCCCAGCGGAAGCCGtggctggtggggctgggggctacgctggccttcctcttcctcatctttGTCCTCACCTTGGTCTATGCCGTCTGCTGCAGAGAGTCCCGGGAAAG CAATAAAGATAAGGAAGAGGAGACTGTgagaaaggagaaggagggagagggtgaCTGGGGGCTGGAActagaggagaaagaggagcctCCGAACCATGAAACAGTGGCGAGCTCTTCCACATGA